One part of the Salinimonas iocasae genome encodes these proteins:
- the glmS gene encoding glutamine--fructose-6-phosphate transaminase (isomerizing), translating into MCGIVGAVAERNVVEILLEGLKRLEYRGYDSAGVALLDNDGGINRLRRTGKVQELVDAVAQHGAPGTTGIAHTRWATHGGVTESNAHPHTSSERIAVVHNGIIENYIDLREKLSAAGYQFTSDTDTETIAHTVHAELEKGADLLKAVQNSVAQFHGAYGTVIMDREDPSKVVVARSGSPLVIGLGLGENFIASDQMALLPVTRRFIFLEEGDVAQVTRREVLIFDKNGEPVEREIVDSKVEHDAGDKAGYRHYMLKEIHEQPTVVRNTLKDRLDEHGLMTNIFGDQAVEILAKVKHVQIIACGTSYHAGMTARYWLEQYANVSCGIEIASEFRYRKSVVHENSLLVTISQSGETADTLAALRLAKDLGYMSSLTICNVPGSSLVRESDMAFMTKAGAEIGVASTKAFTTQLTAFLMLTLAIGEHNGLTSDDKAQIVRGLHSLPAKLEETLTISEGIEDLAEEFADKNHSLFLGRGDQYPIAMEGALKLKEISYIHAEAYASGELKHGPLALIDDEMPVIVVAPNNELLEKLKSNVEEVRARGGIMYVFADKDANFKGDETMRVINVPHCEPAIAPIIYTLPLQLLSYYVALIKGTDVDQPRNLAKSVTVE; encoded by the coding sequence ATGTGTGGAATTGTAGGCGCAGTCGCCGAACGTAATGTTGTTGAGATCCTTCTGGAAGGACTCAAACGTCTTGAGTACCGTGGTTATGATTCAGCCGGCGTTGCGCTGCTTGATAATGACGGTGGTATTAATCGCCTTCGCCGCACCGGCAAAGTACAGGAACTGGTGGACGCTGTTGCCCAGCACGGTGCGCCTGGTACGACAGGGATCGCGCATACCCGCTGGGCCACCCATGGCGGCGTAACTGAAAGTAACGCCCACCCACATACCTCCAGCGAGCGTATCGCCGTTGTACATAATGGTATTATCGAAAACTATATCGACCTGCGTGAAAAGCTCAGTGCAGCCGGTTATCAGTTCACCAGCGATACCGATACAGAAACCATTGCCCACACCGTTCATGCTGAACTTGAGAAAGGCGCCGACCTGCTCAAAGCTGTGCAGAATTCTGTTGCTCAGTTTCACGGTGCGTATGGCACCGTTATTATGGATCGTGAAGACCCTTCAAAAGTAGTGGTAGCGCGTTCTGGCAGCCCCCTGGTTATCGGCCTGGGTCTGGGCGAGAACTTCATTGCTTCTGACCAAATGGCGTTATTGCCGGTGACTCGTCGCTTCATCTTTTTAGAAGAAGGGGATGTGGCTCAGGTTACCCGCCGTGAAGTACTGATTTTTGATAAAAATGGTGAGCCGGTAGAGCGTGAAATTGTAGACTCGAAAGTCGAGCACGACGCGGGCGACAAAGCAGGCTACCGCCACTACATGCTCAAGGAAATTCACGAACAACCAACCGTTGTGCGTAATACCTTAAAAGATCGTCTGGATGAGCATGGCCTGATGACCAATATTTTTGGCGATCAGGCAGTAGAGATTCTGGCCAAGGTAAAACACGTGCAAATTATTGCATGCGGTACCAGCTATCACGCGGGTATGACAGCACGTTACTGGCTGGAGCAATACGCGAATGTATCTTGCGGCATCGAAATCGCTTCAGAATTCAGATACCGCAAATCAGTGGTTCATGAAAACAGCTTGCTGGTTACTATTTCGCAGTCGGGCGAAACCGCCGATACACTGGCCGCACTGCGTCTGGCTAAAGACCTGGGCTACATGTCCAGCCTGACTATTTGTAACGTACCAGGCTCTTCACTGGTGCGAGAGTCAGATATGGCATTTATGACCAAAGCCGGTGCCGAAATCGGGGTAGCCTCTACTAAAGCCTTTACCACGCAGCTAACCGCATTTTTAATGCTGACCCTGGCGATTGGTGAACACAACGGCCTTACCAGCGACGATAAAGCGCAAATCGTGCGCGGCTTGCACAGCCTGCCCGCTAAGCTGGAAGAAACGCTGACTATCAGCGAAGGCATTGAAGATCTGGCCGAGGAGTTTGCTGACAAGAACCATAGCCTGTTCCTGGGGCGTGGTGATCAGTATCCGATTGCTATGGAAGGTGCGCTGAAGCTTAAAGAGATTTCGTATATACATGCAGAAGCGTACGCTTCAGGCGAACTTAAACACGGCCCACTAGCACTGATAGATGATGAGATGCCGGTTATCGTGGTTGCGCCGAACAACGAGCTGCTTGAAAAGCTGAAGTCTAACGTAGAAGAAGTACGCGCCCGTGGCGGTATCATGTATGTATTTGCTGATAAGGATGCCAACTTCAAAGGCGATGAAACCATGCGTGTTATCAACGTACCGCATTGCGAACCCGCTATCGCACCAATTATCTATACGCTGCCACTTCAGCTGCTGTCCTATTATGTGGCACTGATTAAAGGCACTGACGTCGACCAGCCTCGTAACCTGGCTAAGTCGGTAACGGTAGAATAA
- a CDS encoding AraC family transcriptional regulator, translating into MSVYHHRFEKVVSYIEQHLDTNIDVDSLCDHVHLSKFHFHRQCSAYFGISVTKLIRLLRLKKAAFQLAYRVEERILDIALKNGYSSHEAFSRTFKKYFLKSPSSFRQSPDWAPWRFHYEPVLKLRTETMHNSKDFNVDLIEVDETLIAVKEHRGTPRLLGQSIRQFIEWRKAQKLPPSKSKTYNLVYDDPTTTAPEDYRFDICCAIVTPVAANSYNIVNKVIPAGMCAVLRHCGSDDTIGNAVNYLYNQWLPESGRELRDFPLYFERVSFFPDVSENDVITDIFLPIE; encoded by the coding sequence ATGTCTGTATATCACCATCGATTCGAAAAAGTTGTCAGCTATATTGAACAACATCTCGATACAAACATTGATGTTGATTCGCTGTGTGATCACGTACATCTATCCAAATTCCATTTTCATAGGCAGTGCTCAGCGTATTTTGGTATCTCTGTGACCAAACTGATAAGACTGCTGAGACTTAAAAAAGCGGCTTTTCAGCTAGCCTATAGGGTTGAAGAAAGGATTTTGGACATAGCATTGAAGAATGGCTATAGCAGTCATGAAGCTTTTTCTCGGACTTTCAAAAAGTATTTTTTAAAGAGTCCTTCCAGTTTCAGGCAATCACCTGACTGGGCTCCTTGGCGCTTTCACTATGAACCTGTGTTGAAGCTAAGGACCGAAACAATGCATAACAGCAAAGATTTTAACGTTGACCTTATTGAAGTTGATGAAACACTAATCGCGGTTAAAGAGCACCGTGGAACACCAAGGCTATTAGGTCAATCAATAAGGCAATTTATTGAGTGGAGGAAGGCCCAGAAACTCCCTCCGAGTAAAAGTAAGACATACAACCTCGTGTACGATGACCCCACTACCACTGCACCGGAAGACTATCGATTTGATATTTGTTGCGCCATCGTTACGCCCGTTGCCGCCAATAGCTACAATATAGTGAACAAAGTTATTCCTGCGGGAATGTGTGCCGTGCTTCGCCACTGTGGTAGTGACGACACGATTGGTAACGCGGTAAATTATCTTTATAACCAATGGCTCCCAGAGTCGGGCCGCGAGTTGCGAGACTTTCCTCTTTATTTTGAAAGAGTGAGCTTCTTCCCTGATGTCTCAGAAAATGACGTGATAACGGATATCTTCCTACCAATCGAATAG
- a CDS encoding DeoR/GlpR family DNA-binding transcription regulator: MQRRNTEARREAIVEWVNRDGHVQVESLAAEFGTSEVTIRKDLTTLAAQKLLVRQFGGAAPIQTSADSLSHNRTDARAALGQAEDKSASARKHAIGVAAARLVSNNSRIIIDSGSTTACMLPHLDSHSRLVVMTNSLHVASTLTGFDSEPTVLMTGGTWDAQSQSFQGHMAEQMTQAYSFDLAFIGASGLDVSRGTTTFNELTGLTQTMASTAKDVVIMAESGKFLHKMPNLELPWHSIAYLVTDNDIDEKTKQTIEKQGVTVITVAPDGE; this comes from the coding sequence ATGCAGCGACGTAATACCGAGGCACGCCGGGAGGCAATTGTAGAGTGGGTAAACCGGGACGGACATGTCCAGGTCGAGTCACTGGCTGCCGAATTTGGTACCTCAGAAGTGACTATCCGAAAGGACCTGACAACTTTAGCCGCCCAGAAACTACTGGTCCGCCAGTTTGGCGGTGCCGCGCCAATTCAGACTTCTGCCGATAGCCTGTCCCACAATCGCACTGATGCGCGTGCTGCATTAGGTCAGGCAGAGGATAAAAGCGCGTCAGCACGTAAGCACGCGATCGGGGTAGCTGCAGCCCGCCTGGTCAGTAACAACAGCCGTATTATCATCGATAGCGGCAGTACGACGGCCTGCATGCTACCGCACCTCGATAGTCATTCGCGGTTAGTGGTTATGACCAATTCACTGCATGTGGCGTCAACACTGACCGGCTTCGACAGTGAACCCACAGTACTGATGACCGGTGGAACGTGGGATGCACAATCACAGTCATTTCAGGGGCATATGGCCGAACAAATGACGCAGGCTTACAGTTTTGATCTAGCCTTTATAGGTGCCTCAGGCCTGGATGTCAGCAGAGGAACTACAACCTTTAACGAGTTAACCGGGCTGACCCAGACAATGGCCAGTACCGCTAAAGATGTCGTTATCATGGCCGAGTCCGGCAAATTTTTGCATAAAATGCCGAATCTTGAGTTACCGTGGCACAGTATTGCTTATCTGGTCACAGACAATGATATCGATGAAAAGACGAAACAAACAATTGAAAAGCAAGGTGTAACGGTGATTACCGTAGCGCCGGATGGAGAGTAG
- a CDS encoding acyltransferase family protein, translated as MKHRENAGFERAKRYFYIDALRVLAILLVFVYHVNMIFVAEWDWHIKADSTSNVLMEINYWMQFFRMPLLFFVSGFISCILLERLSAQRFALSRFKRLIIPTVIWTFVLVAPQIYFERKLEGAEFNYVEFYQSFLTFELWPAGNFHWLHLWFIPYLFAYNLLSIPVFRSIQRKKTEFSISHTKLSLCIAAFVCVAVTPYTFLSVRFPVTYDFINDYARHAQFIPFVLAGLFAYRFEPIMDYLEAKRVVLLRAAFLLIIIINVVRWNGWEPKALWDDWLSHPVSYFFILLLNVNSWMWVLAILGYGKRYLNKGSELLTYSNKAVYPFYILHQTVIVTVGYYVVQTNDGAVFKYMFILGACFVISMGIYHLYIRPFKSMRILFGSK; from the coding sequence ATGAAACACAGGGAAAATGCGGGTTTTGAAAGGGCCAAGCGATACTTCTATATTGATGCTTTAAGAGTCTTGGCGATTCTTCTGGTATTTGTTTATCACGTCAACATGATATTTGTTGCTGAATGGGACTGGCATATCAAGGCAGATAGCACCAGTAACGTTCTTATGGAGATAAATTATTGGATGCAATTTTTTCGTATGCCATTGCTGTTTTTTGTATCCGGCTTTATCTCCTGCATTCTTCTTGAACGGCTTTCAGCACAGCGGTTTGCGCTTTCAAGATTCAAGCGCCTTATCATACCAACCGTAATCTGGACCTTTGTACTCGTTGCACCACAGATATACTTCGAAAGAAAACTTGAAGGTGCTGAGTTTAACTATGTGGAGTTCTACCAGAGTTTTCTTACATTTGAACTTTGGCCTGCCGGGAATTTTCACTGGTTGCACCTGTGGTTTATTCCATACCTTTTTGCTTACAACCTTCTGTCTATACCTGTTTTCAGAAGTATTCAGAGAAAAAAGACAGAATTCAGTATTTCTCACACCAAGTTGTCGTTATGTATTGCAGCTTTCGTATGTGTAGCCGTCACCCCATACACGTTTCTAAGTGTCCGTTTTCCCGTCACTTATGACTTTATTAATGACTATGCACGACATGCGCAGTTTATCCCCTTTGTCTTAGCGGGGCTTTTTGCATACCGGTTCGAGCCGATAATGGACTACTTGGAAGCCAAGAGAGTGGTTCTATTACGAGCGGCTTTCTTGCTTATAATTATCATCAATGTAGTGCGTTGGAATGGCTGGGAGCCGAAAGCGCTTTGGGATGACTGGCTCAGTCATCCAGTGTCTTACTTCTTCATATTGCTGCTGAATGTCAACTCATGGATGTGGGTGTTGGCAATTTTGGGGTATGGGAAGCGCTATTTAAATAAAGGTAGCGAGCTTTTAACTTATTCAAACAAAGCTGTTTATCCCTTTTATATTTTACATCAAACCGTGATTGTTACTGTTGGATACTATGTGGTGCAAACCAATGATGGTGCTGTATTCAAGTACATGTTTATTTTAGGAGCGTGTTTTGTAATAAGTATGGGCATCTATCATCTGTACATCAGACCTTTTAAGAGCATGAGGATACTTTTCGGGAGCAAATAA
- a CDS encoding diguanylate cyclase — protein sequence MKAFRTLHRSILLLFLVVTVAIVTLVHFSITQIVAEQSRAQQQSLSPAFSLITSELMKPLHTAQALGQSKELMELMDKPKLDKEKTVAMLDRLEQEFNLTFFVASENERIQYMSDGLVVDLVEGDVSWYFKYKDMPQNAVADIGKWEDAHFYIDIKIFNEQNEFLGFFGVGKSLKSFLQIFSTYKQQYGYDFIFADEQGDIMLSSDARLMARYSRFTNMSELSWYASLPKKVQNSRALNNRLVTINQQEYLIAEVNLNQFGWTVYLLSPLDKRQTEISQAFIASVITLLVIVFALFLTVYHLLSYFRKDMHKDVVLPHHARLPDRNQVNDDYKNLMRAYHSLSIILVDIDHFSVINDTYGRSIGDEVYHHILSYLQDNLRSKDIIGRWSSEEFILLLPEIGPHEAFEIAESLREGISNLRPVERALQIKLTASFGISYTATPRTISEVTSHAEDALYQARRDGCNLVRMQLIN from the coding sequence GTGAAAGCCTTCAGAACGCTGCATCGCAGTATCTTGCTGCTGTTTCTGGTCGTGACTGTTGCCATCGTCACCCTGGTGCATTTCAGTATTACTCAAATTGTGGCAGAGCAAAGCCGGGCGCAACAGCAATCTCTCTCCCCCGCATTCTCGCTCATTACCAGTGAACTGATGAAGCCTCTGCATACTGCCCAGGCGCTGGGTCAGTCAAAAGAGCTGATGGAGCTTATGGATAAGCCGAAGCTGGATAAAGAAAAGACAGTAGCGATGCTCGACAGACTGGAGCAGGAATTCAATCTGACATTTTTTGTAGCCAGTGAAAATGAGCGTATTCAGTACATGTCTGATGGCCTGGTCGTCGATCTGGTCGAAGGCGATGTAAGCTGGTATTTCAAGTATAAGGATATGCCGCAAAATGCGGTGGCCGACATCGGTAAATGGGAAGACGCGCATTTTTATATCGATATTAAAATTTTTAATGAACAGAATGAATTCCTGGGCTTTTTCGGTGTAGGTAAAAGTCTTAAAAGCTTTCTGCAGATATTCAGCACGTATAAGCAGCAATATGGCTATGACTTTATCTTTGCTGATGAGCAGGGGGATATCATGTTGTCTTCTGATGCCCGCCTGATGGCGAGGTATTCGCGTTTTACCAATATGAGTGAGTTATCCTGGTATGCCAGCCTGCCTAAGAAAGTACAAAATTCCCGGGCGCTAAATAACCGGCTAGTTACTATCAACCAGCAGGAGTACCTGATTGCTGAGGTAAACCTGAATCAGTTTGGCTGGACGGTGTATCTGCTAAGCCCCCTGGACAAACGGCAAACTGAAATTTCCCAAGCCTTTATTGCCAGCGTGATTACACTTCTGGTGATCGTATTTGCGTTATTCCTGACGGTTTATCACCTGCTGTCATATTTCAGAAAAGATATGCACAAAGATGTGGTACTGCCACATCATGCGCGACTCCCTGATCGCAATCAGGTCAACGATGACTATAAAAATCTGATGCGAGCGTATCACTCGTTAAGCATCATTCTGGTGGATATCGATCATTTTTCTGTGATTAATGACACCTATGGCCGTAGCATCGGCGACGAGGTTTATCATCACATTCTGAGCTACCTGCAGGATAACCTGCGCAGCAAAGATATTATTGGTCGCTGGAGCAGCGAAGAGTTTATCCTGTTGTTACCAGAAATCGGGCCGCACGAGGCGTTTGAAATTGCTGAATCGTTGCGTGAAGGCATCAGTAACTTACGGCCGGTGGAAAGGGCGCTACAGATAAAGCTGACAGCGTCTTTTGGTATCTCCTATACCGCTACGCCCAGAACGATTTCTGAGGTTACCAGCCACGCTGAAGACGCGCTGTATCAGGCGCGCCGCGATGGATGTAACCTGGTGAGAATGCAGCTTATTAACTAA
- a CDS encoding Gfo/Idh/MocA family oxidoreductase: MITTLLVGFGFSARTFHLPFLMHNDAFTVTAVVSSRPNDVKAVLPEAEVFETLAQALEAVSPDLSIITTPNHLHFDQARQCLSAGSHVLAEKPFVLSAADAESLVAQATLVNRSVHVYKNRRFDGDFLTVKSLINSQQLGSIRRMESRFDRFRPVPRNRWRENAGPGAGIFWDLGPHLLDQAVQLFGMPESVQASIDTLRDGGQSDDCFDVSLFYPNLHVRVGSSAFQAGETLRFDIQGDKGSYRKFGLDPQEQALRDSRDLNDNQWGTTGPNEHGKFYNETKGETIETCQGDYRQFYQQLAESVLSNAKSPCSAESTIPVIRLIELSQESNAKNKKVFVSKQN, translated from the coding sequence ATGATCACCACACTACTTGTGGGTTTTGGCTTTTCTGCCAGAACATTCCATTTGCCATTTCTGATGCATAACGATGCTTTTACGGTAACAGCGGTGGTGTCATCACGCCCAAATGATGTAAAGGCGGTGCTACCAGAGGCAGAAGTTTTTGAAACGCTGGCGCAGGCACTGGAGGCCGTTTCGCCGGACCTAAGCATTATCACGACGCCTAATCATCTGCATTTTGACCAGGCACGGCAGTGTTTATCGGCAGGCAGCCACGTACTGGCAGAAAAACCATTTGTGTTATCAGCCGCTGATGCAGAATCGCTGGTGGCGCAGGCGACACTGGTCAATCGTTCTGTGCATGTTTATAAAAACCGGCGGTTCGACGGCGACTTTCTTACTGTAAAGTCGCTGATCAACTCACAGCAGTTGGGCAGCATACGTCGTATGGAGAGTCGCTTCGACCGCTTTCGTCCGGTACCACGAAATCGCTGGCGCGAAAATGCAGGCCCGGGAGCGGGGATATTCTGGGATCTCGGTCCACATCTGCTCGACCAGGCCGTACAGTTGTTCGGTATGCCCGAGTCGGTTCAGGCAAGTATTGATACCCTGCGCGACGGCGGGCAGAGCGATGACTGCTTTGACGTCAGCCTGTTTTATCCAAATCTTCATGTCAGAGTCGGCAGCAGTGCCTTTCAGGCTGGGGAAACATTACGGTTTGATATTCAGGGCGATAAAGGAAGCTATAGAAAGTTTGGTCTGGACCCCCAGGAGCAAGCGCTCAGAGACAGCAGGGACCTTAACGACAATCAATGGGGTACGACTGGACCCAACGAGCATGGAAAGTTTTATAATGAAACTAAAGGTGAAACTATCGAAACCTGTCAGGGTGACTACCGCCAGTTTTATCAGCAGCTCGCTGAAAGTGTTTTATCCAACGCCAAGTCCCCATGCAGCGCCGAGTCAACGATCCCAGTTATCCGTCTTATTGAGCTGTCCCAAGAGAGTAATGCGAAAAATAAGAAAGTTTTTGTTTCGAAACAAAACTAA
- a CDS encoding IS30 family transposase, whose translation MSYKQLIEGQRYQIEAYLREGFSYREIGKRLSVSHSTISREVNRNRIRDNHYLPEVAQAKALKRRSQAAKFRISELTITFVEFGLNQKWSPEQIAGVGKIIGHHVSHEWIYRYVQRDKLRGGRLYKQLRQSHRRYRKGDRAKRIIIPNRVGIEHRPAIVNKKKRFGDWEADTVLGKQGTGAIVSLVERKSKLYLIRKVPAKSAADVARAMVGMLWKYRGHVRTITADNGSEFCDHALVAEKLKTNIYFANPYSSWERGLNENFNGLLRQYIRKGTDLRTVSDRQISEIERALNARPRKCLGFRQPVAVFNELRKAA comes from the coding sequence ATGAGTTACAAGCAGTTGATCGAGGGACAACGATACCAGATTGAGGCCTACTTACGCGAGGGTTTCAGTTATCGGGAGATCGGAAAACGTCTGAGCGTGAGTCACAGCACAATCAGCCGGGAAGTAAATCGCAATAGAATTCGGGATAACCACTATTTGCCGGAAGTCGCTCAGGCAAAAGCACTGAAGCGCCGCAGCCAGGCCGCAAAGTTCAGGATATCTGAACTGACGATTACCTTTGTTGAGTTCGGGCTGAACCAGAAATGGAGCCCTGAGCAGATTGCTGGTGTAGGTAAAATCATCGGTCATCACGTCAGTCACGAATGGATTTATCGCTACGTCCAGCGTGATAAATTACGTGGCGGTAGGTTGTACAAACAGCTGCGCCAGAGTCACAGAAGGTATCGTAAAGGTGACCGTGCGAAGCGGATAATTATCCCGAATCGCGTTGGCATTGAGCATCGTCCCGCTATCGTGAACAAGAAAAAGCGGTTCGGTGACTGGGAAGCTGACACGGTTCTGGGCAAGCAAGGAACGGGCGCGATTGTTAGTTTAGTCGAGCGCAAAAGTAAGCTTTACCTGATACGCAAAGTGCCAGCGAAAAGCGCAGCAGACGTGGCCCGAGCCATGGTTGGGATGCTCTGGAAATATCGAGGTCATGTCCGAACAATCACAGCGGACAACGGCAGCGAATTCTGTGACCACGCGCTGGTCGCTGAGAAGCTCAAAACCAATATCTACTTCGCGAATCCGTACTCATCATGGGAACGCGGACTGAATGAGAACTTCAACGGTTTACTGCGCCAGTACATCCGGAAAGGCACCGATTTACGGACGGTATCGGATAGGCAAATTAGTGAAATAGAGCGGGCATTAAATGCCAGACCGAGAAAGTGCCTCGGCTTCAGGCAACCTGTTGCGGTATTCAATGAATTACGCAAGGCTGCCTAA
- a CDS encoding bacteriocin-like peptide, which yields MNELTLEELNSVNGAGLDESVCVASFGALGALGGFIGGGIATAGIGMGPGALWGFGFGTQIGTAVCIP from the coding sequence TTGAATGAATTAACCTTAGAAGAGCTGAATAGCGTAAATGGCGCCGGTTTGGACGAAAGCGTTTGCGTAGCCAGTTTTGGTGCATTGGGTGCACTGGGCGGCTTTATCGGTGGTGGTATTGCTACAGCAGGGATTGGTATGGGACCTGGCGCACTCTGGGGCTTCGGGTTTGGAACGCAGATTGGCACAGCAGTGTGCATACCTTAA
- the glmU gene encoding bifunctional UDP-N-acetylglucosamine diphosphorylase/glucosamine-1-phosphate N-acetyltransferase GlmU, whose translation MAFSVVILAAGKGTRMKSGLPKVLHKVGGVPMVQRIINTVERMQASAVHLVYGHGGDQLQSTVSGNTLNWCLQAEQLGTGHAVQQAAGHVKDDEDVLILVGDAPLITEQTLQRLVDVKARCDLALLTVNLDDPTGMGRIVREDNGNIAAIVEHKDASDAQREITEINTGMMMMNGKDLKRWLDNLSNDNAQGEYYLTDVIAMAASEGKAIQAAQPDEVIEVEGVNNREHLAKLERALQKWQASALMHNGATLADPARVDIRGNVTTGQDVFIDVNAVFEGQVVLGNNVVIGPNCVLKDCEIGDDVTIEANSIVEQAQVDSDCNVGPFARLRPGAIMHKGAKVGNFVEMKKSVLGEGAKANHLTYLGDATIGPKANIGAGTITCNYDGVNKSKTVIGANAFIGSNSSLVAPVEIGDNATVGAGSTITSTVENDALAVARGKQRNIASWPRPTKK comes from the coding sequence ATGGCGTTTTCAGTCGTTATACTTGCCGCGGGTAAAGGAACCCGAATGAAGTCGGGTCTGCCAAAGGTACTGCACAAGGTAGGTGGTGTGCCTATGGTTCAACGGATCATCAATACTGTTGAACGGATGCAGGCCAGCGCCGTCCATCTGGTATACGGGCATGGTGGCGACCAGCTTCAAAGCACGGTGAGCGGCAATACGCTGAACTGGTGTCTGCAGGCAGAGCAGCTTGGCACCGGTCATGCAGTTCAACAAGCTGCCGGGCATGTGAAAGACGATGAGGATGTACTGATTCTGGTTGGCGATGCCCCACTAATTACCGAGCAAACGCTGCAGCGTCTGGTTGATGTAAAAGCGCGCTGCGATCTGGCTCTTCTGACCGTTAATCTGGATGACCCAACGGGAATGGGCCGCATTGTGCGTGAGGACAACGGGAATATCGCCGCTATTGTTGAGCATAAAGATGCCAGTGATGCGCAGCGCGAAATCACTGAGATCAACACCGGCATGATGATGATGAACGGTAAAGATCTGAAGCGCTGGCTGGATAATCTGAGCAATGATAACGCACAGGGTGAATACTACCTGACCGACGTGATTGCGATGGCAGCATCGGAAGGCAAGGCGATACAGGCTGCTCAGCCTGATGAAGTGATTGAGGTTGAAGGCGTTAATAATCGCGAGCACCTGGCAAAACTAGAGCGCGCACTGCAAAAATGGCAGGCGAGTGCATTAATGCACAATGGCGCTACGCTGGCAGACCCGGCGCGCGTTGATATTCGTGGCAACGTTACCACTGGTCAGGATGTTTTTATTGATGTAAATGCCGTTTTTGAAGGTCAGGTCGTGTTAGGCAATAACGTTGTTATTGGTCCGAACTGTGTACTGAAAGACTGTGAGATTGGCGACGATGTCACTATTGAAGCCAACAGTATTGTTGAGCAGGCGCAGGTTGACAGCGATTGTAATGTTGGCCCATTCGCACGACTTCGCCCCGGTGCAATCATGCACAAAGGCGCCAAAGTCGGCAACTTTGTTGAAATGAAAAAGTCCGTGCTGGGTGAAGGTGCCAAAGCCAATCACCTGACTTACCTGGGAGATGCCACCATTGGGCCTAAAGCCAATATCGGTGCCGGTACCATTACCTGCAATTACGATGGCGTGAATAAATCCAAAACCGTTATTGGGGCGAATGCCTTTATCGGCTCAAACTCATCGTTGGTGGCACCGGTTGAAATTGGTGACAACGCCACCGTGGGTGCTGGAAGCACAATTACCTCAACCGTGGAAAACGATGCACTGGCGGTGGCCAGAGGCAAGCAACGCAACATTGCTAGCTGGCCGCGCCCTACCAAAAAATAA
- a CDS encoding MerR family transcriptional regulator — protein sequence MSENKTYQVKELGELAKVSIRTLHYYDQIGILKAKRNLDNGYRFYTLDDAVRLQQIVFYRQLDFSLDEIRSMITTSKPLIESLRAQHSALIQRQTETQLIIENLEIAMGALRGEQNIDILFSSLSDERAKNWKANLLEADKKGGGKIAQAYSNFSESEMAVMSDESAKWCKKYADIVSLKPSDKSVQSLIGEAYIMVNKVMDKVMPEQRDKYLDRKGFREYAKVTRENRIIYEMHEEYARGFAEHLYLAMLFFCDNELKENRNNWKERVYAKR from the coding sequence ATGAGTGAAAATAAAACATATCAGGTGAAAGAGCTAGGTGAATTAGCGAAAGTAAGCATACGTACCCTTCATTATTATGATCAAATTGGGATACTTAAAGCGAAGCGAAACTTAGACAATGGTTATCGTTTCTATACCCTAGATGATGCAGTGCGTCTTCAACAAATCGTTTTTTATAGACAGCTCGATTTCTCCTTAGACGAAATACGTAGCATGATAACCACTTCAAAGCCTTTGATAGAGTCACTCAGGGCCCAACACTCTGCTCTTATTCAACGCCAAACTGAAACTCAATTGATAATTGAAAACTTGGAGATAGCAATGGGTGCACTAAGAGGCGAGCAGAATATTGATATTCTATTTAGTTCTTTATCAGATGAAAGAGCCAAAAACTGGAAAGCGAATTTACTCGAGGCCGATAAAAAGGGAGGAGGGAAGATAGCCCAAGCTTATTCAAATTTTTCGGAAAGCGAAATGGCTGTGATGAGTGATGAATCAGCAAAATGGTGTAAAAAATACGCCGATATTGTGTCATTAAAGCCCAGTGATAAATCTGTTCAGAGCTTAATTGGCGAAGCTTACATCATGGTTAATAAAGTCATGGATAAGGTAATGCCTGAACAGCGCGACAAGTACCTCGATAGAAAAGGCTTTCGGGAGTATGCCAAAGTAACACGAGAAAATAGAATTATTTATGAAATGCATGAAGAGTACGCTCGTGGATTTGCCGAGCATTTGTATCTCGCAATGCTGTTTTTTTGTGATAACGAACTTAAAGAAAATAGAAATAACTGGAAGGAAAGAGTTTACGCAAAGCGTTAA